A stretch of DNA from Triticum dicoccoides isolate Atlit2015 ecotype Zavitan chromosome 2A, WEW_v2.0, whole genome shotgun sequence:
GGCCACCCACGCTGCGCCGGACCACGGCCCAGTCCGCCGACGCCACCGCGGTCGGCTCCTGCCCCGATGCAGGCACGTCGCCCGCGCAGTCGCCATACTGTAGCATCCTCGCCTCCCCACTGTGAGTCTTACCCGGAACTCGGGGCTGTGCACGTCGGCGCGGTGTGGCGCGTCGTCTCGGTGATGATGGTGCTTGAGGACGCTTGGGGCTTCGGCGCATACCTTCGCCGCCTTCCGCTGCTGAGTCTGGCGGTCGCTGGTCTACCACATCTGGCCGGCCCCGCTGCATGTTGCTGCTACTCTCCCGCATCTGGACGGTGTCGCGGCCTGCTGCTCGTACAGCGTGATGGAGACGGTGGTGGTGACTGGATCCTCGCCGGCGGCGTGCGGGGACGATGGTGGCTACTGGATCCGCGACTCGATGCACCGGGGCGCGAGGAGGTGGTCGTCGGCGAGCGGCAGCATCGATTTATTTTGTTTGGAGTACAAGATGTTCGTTCGTTTATTCTATGCATGATGCTATCTTTTGCGGAACATTGCACTGGAAAAGATTGTTGAGTCAATCAAGTCCTCCTGTCCATAAAGCATGTATCTCTGGTAAAAACCAACATCAATATTttgttaattttttttctttcaataAAGCATCGTAACAAACACACATGTCAAGCAGGTTAAAAGTTATCCATCTCTGTGAAGCATTTTAGCAAACACTTGACGTGGGTAAGTTACTGCACTGATAAAACAAAACAGTGGGGAAGGAATGGGCAAGGAAGGAAATAGCCTGAGAGCTTAACTCGTGGCCAGGAGAGTGCCAACAGGAGTCGCCCCTCACCTCTCGCCCCTCGCGTCGCCCCCGCGGGCGACCCAGGGgaaaaaccctagccgccacccctcgagtctcctcctcctctccccctcctcgccgccgtccatagagccgccgggcgaagcctggccggctgggcggcggcggggcttctcCCCATCCTCTCCGTCTTGGCTGGCACGGGACAGCGGGATCCAGAGGAACGCCGGGCGAACGTGGGGTCCGGCGGCGGGCGGGTCTCCCATCGGCGTCGTgcgcggcgcggcggtggcgaCCCGCGTGTCGTGAGGTGGTGGCTGCGTTGGCCTGACCGGTGGCCGTGGGTGCCACCGGATCCAGATCGGATCCATCTGGATCCTTTCTTCGGACTCCGTCGGCCGCCGCAGTGTGGTGATGATCGTCGTTGGCCACGTCGGATCGTTGGATTCGGCATCTAGAGATCTACAAGGAGTTCTTCTCGATCCTCCTTTCTGGTGGGTTGAGCCCCATGGCTCTTTCATCTTCGCGGGTTTCGGATCGTGGCTTGCCGGATCCGGAGTACACGGAGGTTTGATGGCATAGGATGGGGACCGAAGGAAACTTTGGTCGGCGTGTTTGGCCCGGCATCGGTGATGTCACTTGACGTCGTTACCCTTCCTGGAGGCGAAGCCGAGGTCCCCCCCTATCCACCCCCGAACCCCTCCCGGACGGAAGTCCAAAATTCAGTATGGATTGGGCAGCGGCGGCGTCCTGCGCGTCGTATCCtccatggaggcgccgtcttgggaggAACTGCTGTTCGGGGGAGAGATGTTGCGGATGGTGGGCTCCGAGTAGCTCCAGTAGTGGCGATGGTGTGGAGGTTGCCAGGTGGTGCGGCGTTGTATCTACCGCGTCATTGACGACGAGTGGTGGCGGCATGGTGCAGCTGCATATCGACGACGGATGCGgctggatggacgagcgcagggtgGTCGAGCTGTCTGgtgccatggtggcgtcgacggcaggcctGACAAGGTCTGTGCGTCACTACCTGCTCTGCAGATGGATCGGTGGAAGAAGGCGGCGGCAGCCTCGGTGAGTACGCCGGACCGGCTTGTGACCCAGTCTCGGTATGTGACTAGGATGGGGCATCCGGCATTAGATGTTAGGATTTGGTGCGATGTCtttttggtattaggctcggacattcggcaccACTGCATCAAGGGGGTAGAAGTAGTACAGAtgttgcctagatggtggcttcagacttactgatattctactttgtaaggtcttttgtacttaataatcaataaagtggttgtatgcattgtccagatgcagaggtcggggtgCATCCTCCCTTTTTTTTTTAAAGGAGAGTGCCAACTGCAGCTGCGTTCAATGACGGCGAGCCACTCATGGGAGAGACTGCTGTGGTGATGCTCGGGGAAGAGGACTTTGGGCACGAGATGCAACGATGGGGACGGCGAACACGGGATGCAGTTGTGGAGGGGTCCCCCGGGACCGGGAGCATGGACTCTGGCCGCCGCAACCGGCTTCACCATCGTCCGCGGCTGGCCGCTGGCCTCCCCGTCGTCCGCCACAGCGCGCAGCCTTCCCGTCCTCTGCCACGGCTGGATCTCAAGGACGGGGGACGAGATGGCGCATCAGGCATCACGTATCGACTGGACCTCGTTCACGACCACGGCAAGAGCGGGAGCTGCGGGGCCTCGCGATATCGGGTCGTTGCACCTCCCGGCACGGCCACCATCCTCTGTGGATCTTCCCCGGGGCTGTGGAGCGAAAATGGCGTCGTTTCGCATAGGCGATCTCCGACTGAGCTAGCGCACGTTACTAACAAGTTTGCAGCGTCCGTTTTTAAGAATCAGCCACACAGAGCAGATCCaaattaatttcagtattttcaaaGATTAAAACTGAGTGTTTTGTGAATGCAAACACTTTTCAAATTGGCGAATTGCTTTAGAAAAACTGATTTCTTTTAGAAAAGTAGGAACATTTTTCGAAATCACAAACATTATTTCCAaaacgggaacattttttgaaattccaaaagAAAATTGGGCAAATGCAAACATTCTTTAAACTCCCGaccaaaatttgaaaacatgaacatttatttgaaatttttgaacatttttaaacgGGAACATTTTGGGAAACTCCAGAAaatgaaaacatgaacaattttttaaatttgtgaacaatgtTTTTAAacagaaacattttttgaaataccaTACAAGTTTTTAGAAGTTATGAATTTTTTGAGCAGAAACATTCGCAACATTTTTTCGAAAAAACACAAGCAATTTTTTAATAtgcgaattttttttgaaattatgaacaaaattaaaaaaactacATTCAGTTTTATCATCTTTAGTAAgctaaaacattttttgaaatttgtgaacagttTTTAGACAataaaaataaattttaaaaacGATTTTTTAATACACGAACAAATTTTGTTAaatacgaacaatttttgaatttatgATCATAATTTTGAAAACACTACATTTTTGAATTCTGATATGTTTATAAACGCATGGACGTTTTACAAAAATTCCAAACTtttttctgaaaataatataaaattacaaagaaaaattgaaaagaaacataaaagaaaaagaatCAGAAACTGAAAAACCAAAAAGGAAACATGAACCAAAATTTGAAGacatgaacatattttcaaattcACGAACAAAGTTTGAAAACACGAAGGTTTTTTGAAACTTGTGAATAATTTAGGAAAATGGATATTTTCTGAAACTCCAAAATAATCAAAACGTGAACATTTTGTGCAatttgcgaacaattttttaaaacggGAACTAGTTTAGTAACACCCGAACATCTTTTGAAAAGTTGTGAAAATTTGTTGAAAGTGCCGAACATGTattaaatttatgaacattttttgaaaagtggctattttttgaaatttcaaacgttTTTTAAAAgcaagaacattttttcaaaaattaAGAATAATTTTCGAATATGAACTTAGTTTAAAAGAAGATAAAATAACCttgaaaggaaaaaaggaaaaaagaaacagaaaatgaaaaaaaagaaaagaaagaagaaagagcaacagaaacagaaaagaaacaaaaaccgGTCAAAGAAACAAAAGCCAGctcagggaaccttctagaaggttcccaaaaccgtctGGCTAGTTGGGGTTGTTGTCTacttaactgggccggcccatagcATCGCTGCACGGTCGCTCGCCTGTGCGAAGCGCCGGCAGTTTGACGCATAGCGCGTCAAATAGGAAATTCCGTTGTGGGAGGCCGCATATAGTGCGTGGGGCGTCGACGTTGCAGGATCAGGCTGCGTCGAGGATCGCCTGAACAAGGCATCCGGGATCGCAATATGTGCATGTGTGGGCCATCTGCATCGCGAGGAAAGGAAACACACGAAAAAGGGGAGCCGACCGAAGGAAGAAGCACAGGCGAACAAACGAAACGACATATGATGACCTACCATCACAATCGCAGACTCCTCCTTTAGGAGTAGAACCCTGTTGTATATGAAAAGAGCGAAAATAATTGATTAAACTGTTGTTCATGGAAGCTTTTCCCGACGAAAATATTCAATATGATTTGATTGGTGTTGTATANNNNNNNNNNNNNNNNNNNNNNNNNNNNNNNNNNNNNNNNNNNNNNNNNNNNNNNNNNNNNNNNNNNNNNNNNNNNNNNNNNNNNNNNNNNNNNNNNNNNNNNNNNNNNNNNNNNNNNNNNNNNNNNNNNNNNNNNNNNNNNNNNNNNNNNNNNNNNNNNNNNNNNNNNNNNNNNNNNNNNNNNNNNNNNNNNNNNNNNNNNNNNNNNNNNNNNNNNNNNNNNNNNNNNNNNNNNNNNNNNNNNNNNNNNNNNNNNNNNNNNNNNNNNNNNNNNNNNNNNNNNNNNNNNNNNNNNNNNNNNNNNNNNNNNNNNNNNNNNNNNNNNNNNNNNNNNNNNNNNNNNGGGGGAGGGAGGATAGATGGAATGATGAAAACGAACTAAACGAACGAACAACTTACGTATTGAGATATTAAAAGTAGAGATTATAAGATAAGACGAGTGAGTAACAATTAACAAGATGGACAAATACTGAATGGAAGTTAAATACAACAACGAACTTAACTACAGGCTAGGAGAGGGCATGTATGCATGCAGGACAAATGCTGCCGCCCACTTCCAACATTACACTTGTGTACATCGTATATACATGGCAAGAAAATCACAAACTTAAATTCTTGTGTTTTTCTCTTTGCAAACACACGTACACGCACAAATCACCACTTACAATCTTACATACCGATATGTATCCGTAGTTCTTATTACATTAGACAACAATAAATTGGGATAAATTAATAACACAACATATACAGTACACCAAAAACCAATGATAACTCTCCAACAACATTACCAGTATTTTCAGGATCCTCCTTCCCACTTCCATGCAACATTCATGCATGCGGATGCACTTTCTCATGTCTTGGTGATGTTGAATTTACCTCCCATAACCCCACAAATCCATCTCACCACCTCGTTGCCCGGAGTTCATGGCGCTCATCTGCTGTACTGCAGCGGCGCCCCCGCCGTTGCTGAACCCGTCCATCGGCTGCCACTGCTGATCGGCTGCACCGTTTGTCTGATCTCTTCCTTCGGCCAGCCCATCCGCCGCGACGCCGTCGCTGCTGCCGACGTCCAGGCCAGGGTGCTCGACCGGCAGGCCGGAGAAATCATACCCGCCGCCAGCTGCGTCGGCGGCCGGCCGGTGGTTGGTGAGGAGGTCCTGGACCTGCACGTGGTGCGAGTAGGCCGCCTCCGGTGGTTGCATCTGGGAGTAGTAGAAGGAAGAGGCGTGCTGGGGGTGGTACTGCGGGTGCATCCCGTGCATGTAGTGGGATGCCATGGCGGCCCTGTCAGCGTGGTCGTGGCCACCCAGCGGCGAGGACACGGCCATGTGGCCGCCGCCGGCGTCCGCGCTCTGGCTCGAGCTCCCCTCGCCGCCTCCGGCGATCTTGAAGAAACACTTCTTCTTGAACACGCGGCACACCACCCATCCATCCTCCTGCATGCGCCATCAACACGAAACACCATCAACCCCGGCCCTATTGGCAACGCGCGcgaattgcatgcatgcatgcacacacagttCTACTACTACACGGGAAGTGATTTCAAGACGGATCGTTGAGGGCTTACGCTGGTGCCGCCCTGGGCTTCGTCGATTTCCTCGAGGCGGTACTCGTGCATGATCCAGTCGGACTTCTGGCCGTGTGGGGCGCGGCCGCGGTAGAAGACGAGCGTCTTGCGCATCCCGATCTTGCGGTAGCTGGTGCGGATGCACTTGTCCCTCCCCGTTGCCTTCCAGAACCCGGCCGTCGTCGCGCGGTTCGTCCGCGACCCCGTCGGGTACTTGCGGTCCTTGTGGCTGAAGAAGTACCACTCGTTCTGCGGCGCAGACCCGATCCGGCATCTCTCTGCATCATAAGAAATCACCATGCATATCATGTTAGCAATAGGCAATAGCACAGCACAGCAAATCACACTCGGTGGATAATTCAGCGCAGACATGTTAAATTAGCTAACACGTAGTACCTtggaggtcccatggctcgatcTTGTTGAGGTCGACCTCCCTGATGACCTCGAGGTCGAACTTTTCGAAGCCGATCTTCTTCTTGAGGTAGTAGAGCAGCAGCTCCTCGTCGGTAGGGTGGAACCGGAACCCCGGCGGGACGCCGTTGCTGGACGAGAAGTCAGCCATCGTCGATCGATGCACGCAAAATTTGCgaagtagctagctagctagagcttTCTTTGACGCGGGAGAGGCCTGTAGCATGTATATATACGCGTGGCCTCCATGGCCAGGGCAGGTGCACCAAGTACCTAGCTAGCTAGCTGCGGGCAGGAGGGTGAGAGTTGACACGCCGGCCGTCACGGCACCGGACGGGGGCAAAAGTTGGTCACGTAGGATGCAAGGGAAGGCCATGATCGTCGAGGCCTGCGCGCGCGGAGCTAGACAGTCAGCTGCATTATTCTACGCCGTTAACGATCCCGAGGCTGGGAGCAGCCTTTGTTTACGGATCGCTTGATTGCTTCCAAAGCAAGTCCTAGCTAGCTTGGGGAGAGCTGCTATCCACTGATAAAA
This window harbors:
- the LOC119359540 gene encoding protein BEARSKIN2-like; the encoded protein is MADFSSSNGVPPGFRFHPTDEELLLYYLKKKIGFEKFDLEVIREVDLNKIEPWDLQERCRIGSAPQNEWYFFSHKDRKYPTGSRTNRATTAGFWKATGRDKCIRTSYRKIGMRKTLVFYRGRAPHGQKSDWIMHEYRLEEIDEAQGGTSEDGWVVCRVFKKKCFFKIAGGGEGSSSQSADAGGGHMAVSSPLGGHDHADRAAMASHYMHGMHPQYHPQHASSFYYSQMQPPEAAYSHHVQVQDLLTNHRPAADAAGGGYDFSGLPVEHPGLDVGSSDGVAADGLAEGRDQTNGAADQQWQPMDGFSNGGGAAAVQQMSAMNSGQRGGEMDLWGYGR